Proteins encoded by one window of uncultured Draconibacterium sp.:
- a CDS encoding Lacal_2735 family protein: MLGLFKKDPVKALIKKHDKLTEEAFLLSRTNRRLSDQKYAEAEAVQQEIEALRAG, translated from the coding sequence ATGTTAGGATTATTTAAAAAGGATCCTGTAAAGGCCTTAATCAAAAAACACGATAAGTTAACGGAAGAAGCTTTTTTGTTGTCGCGTACCAACCGGCGTTTGTCCGATCAGAAATATGCCGAGGCAGAAGCCGTTCAGCAGGAAATTGAGGCATTGCGGGCTGGGTAG